One window of the Anopheles cruzii chromosome 2, idAnoCruzAS_RS32_06, whole genome shotgun sequence genome contains the following:
- the LOC128269342 gene encoding uncharacterized protein LOC128269342 produces MGELEMNFGELRDKNEIIRKYVENLNRLRELAARQGQISEGEFNNYLIRHYFHNNNIINYIFDKHTSRILLKTVIERKKKIINFIFLLLTVFVVFSYKHEVSTVVLRNIQTFIYPGMRFWRKATVPIITSYPALSEFYDESCLLTNPYFQVENLNCDPCADVTNVLDFDSSGLDPSLGVHFPYIFRSQKELVDLATVQALYERHRSVFAKDAYKLHSTDGSVRNLDDLFRVFANVTGPTGTGRSPPESHTVWRCNRMEPARLLRRLFPRPARLPATGVSLERFLLIDTPEAPLYSIPDAECANMFVIQGSGSRMFLLRPTHECRHRCRTLSVRLPPHYGLIYNWWYWRPVSLPDFAAKVPSITYIGSYC; encoded by the exons ATGGGTGAGCTGGAGATGAACTTTGGTGAGCTGCGGGACAAGAACGAAATCATACGGAAGTATGTAGAAAACCTGAACCGTCTGCGGGAGCTGGCGGCGCGGCAGGGTCAGATTAGTGAGGGCGAGTTCAACAACTACCTGATCCGGCACTacttccacaacaacaacatcatcaatTACATCTTCGACAAGCACACGAGCCGAATCCTGCTAAAGACGGTGATCGAGCGAAAAAAGAAGATCATCAACTTTATCTTCCTCTTGCTGACCGTGTTCGTTGTGTTCTCCTACAAGCACGAAGTGTCGACCGTTGTTTTACGGAATATTCAAACTTTCATCTACCCGGGCATGCGTTTCTGGCGGAAGGCGACCGTCCCGATCATCACGAGCTACCCGGCACTGAGCGAGTTCTACGACGAAAGCTGCCTCCTGACCAATCCGTACTTTCAGGTAGAAAATCTAAACTGTGACCCGTGTGCGGACGTCACGAACGTACTAGACTTCGACTCGTCCGGGCTCGATCCGTCGTTGGGTGTCCATTTTCCGTACATCTTCCGCAGCCAAAAAGAGTTGGTCGATCTCGCCACGGTGCAGGCACTGTACGAGCGGCATCGGTCGGTGTTTGCGAAGGATGCTTACAAGCTGCATTCGACCGATGGATCGGTCCGCAACCTGGACGATCTGTTCCGGGTCTTTGCCAATGTGACCGGGCCCACTGGTACCGGCCGTTCGCCGCCCGAAAGTCATACCGTGTGGCGCTGTAATCGAATGGAACCAGCACGATTGCTGCGTCGTTTGTTTCCACGTCCGGCTCGGCTGCCTGCGACGGGTGTCAGTTTGGAGCGCTTTCTGTTGATCGACACACCGGAAGCTCCATTGTACAGCATTCCGGACGCGGAATGTGCCAATATGTTTGTCATTCAGGGCAGCGGAAGCAGAATGTTTCTGTTGCGGCCAACACATGAATGTCGCCATCGCTGCAGGACACTTTCCGTGCGACTACCACCGCACTACGGAT TAATCTACAACTGGTGGTACTGGCGGCCCGTATCGCTGCCGGACTTTGCAGCCAAAGTGCCCTCGATCACCTACATCGGAAGCTATTGCTGA
- the LOC128266972 gene encoding probable ATP-dependent RNA helicase Dbp73D, translated as MELFTVKRYDETKLNAEDEKLQEELILQQLQARKEKKAKRRASKVQSVAHSSEENEDVDHLPVEGAENERDIAKDKDPVEGQTEPEQQAEGNKVSQLEDFIVLGGDKLHRLKKTDEVLPPWLSHPTVIDSDLSGKGPSIKKATYLDEALRSNLKTMGYERLFPVQEKVIPWILGAHAKPAPFWPRDVCISSPTGSGKTLAFAVPIVQLLLRRVSPAVRALIILPVQELAEQVYGVFAKLCHGTKITPIVLSRKQSFQQEQAKLVYSLHGQFVQKTDIVVTTAGRLVEHLHSTAGFTLRHLRFLVIDEADRVMNQIQNDWLYHLNKHVKQESDDYLLGRTVGQLSQTELFDRPRQPHKLLFSATLSRDPEKLQTFKLFHPKLFTAVRDSVEQTTTSAGSSEKFGAQNALLRRGKFIGQYTTPAELRELVCYTQFRIKPLTLFALIRQAGYRKFLVFTNNIDASHRLSFVLQRLFGSDMVIEEWSSSLSPTARRSVLHRFSLGKVNGIICTDALARGFDIDDIEIVVSYDMPRHISTYIHRIGRTARAGNRGTSITLLIDEEKKKFKTMLTDAGKEELETIEIQSSIEEEYAGKYSVALNDLRDALELEKQIIAKIRNGLTIASLTHVNLLSKLKDRVHIDSSSHSSEVIKALKHLPKSWTNEAIEIRAEQKKNRKRKHETTENAAADTLETVNVQEQGETNESEPTKAKRTIKKERWRNTLGKMKQKSTTSE; from the exons ATGGAACTGTTCACAGTGAAGCG GTATGACGAAACGAAGCTGAACGCGGAGGACGAAAAACTTCAAGAGGAACTaatcctgcagcagctgcaggcacgcaaggaaaaaaaggccaaacgaAGAGCGTCAAAGGTACAGTCTGTGG CACATTCAtccgaagaaaatgaagatgTTGACCATCTTCCTGTCGAGGGAGCTGAAAACGAACGAGATATCGCTAAAGACAAAGATCCTGTGGAAGGTCAAACCGAACCAGAGCAGCAAGCGGAAGGAAACAAGGTCTCGCAACTGGAGGACTTTATCGTGCTGGGCGGTGATAAGTTGCACCGCCTAAAGAAAACCGACGAAGTGCTGCCACCGTGGCTTTCGCATCCAACCGTCATTGACAGTGATTTGTCGGGGAAAGGTCCTTCCATAAAAAAGGCGACCTACCTGGATGAAGCATTGCGTAGCAATCTGAAAACGATGGGCTACGAGCGACTGTTTCCAGTGCAGGAGAAAGTGATTCCCTGGATTCTGGGAGCGCACGCAAAACCGGCGCCTTTCTGGCCGAGAGATGTTTGCATTTCCTCACCTACCGGCAGTGGCAAAACGCTAGCCTTTGCTGTTCCGATTGTACAGCTATTGCTGCGACGCGTGTCTCCAGCCGTTCGTGCGCTCATTATCCTTCCTGTGCAGGAGCTGGCCGAGCAGGTGTACGGCGTGTTCGCAAAATTGTGCCACGGCACAAAGATCACGCCGATAGTGCTCTCGCGAAAGCAATCCTTCCAGCAAGAACAGGCCAAACTGGTCTACTCATTGCATGGACAGTTTGTTCAGAAGACGGACATTGTCGTAACGACGGCCGGGCGGTTGGTGGAACACTTGCACTCGACCGCCGGCTTTACTCTGCGTCATTTGCGCTTCCTGGTCATTGATGAAGCGGATCGGGTGATGAATCAGATCCAGAACGATTGGCTGTATCATCTGAACAAACACGTAAAGCAAGAATCGGACGACTATTTGTTGGGCCGCACCGTTGGACAGCTCTCGCAGACGGAACTTTTCGATCGCCCTCGGCAACCACACAAGTTGCTCTTTTCGGCTACCCTTAGCCGTGATCCGGAAAAGCTGCAAACCTTCAAGCTTTTTCACCCGAAACTATTTACCGCGGTACGCGATTCAGTCGAACAGACCACAACTTCCGCGGGCAGCAGTGAGAAATTCGGGGCGCAGAACGCACTCCTACGACGCGGCAAATTTATTGGACAGTACACCACACCGGCGGAGTTGCGCGAATTGGTTTGCTATACACAGTTCCGCATTAAACCGCTTACGCTGTTTGCCCTCATCCGCCAGGCGGGTTACCGGAAGTTCTTAGTCTTCACTAACAACATTGACGCTTCGCACCGGTTATCGTTCGTATTGCAGCGACTATTCGGCTCCGATATGGTGATCGAAGAGTGGTCTTCTTCGTTGAGCCCAACCGCGAGACGGTCCGTTTTGCATCGGTTTAGTCTGGGAAAGGTGAATGGTATCATTTGCACGGATGCGCTCGCTCGCGGTTTCGACATTGACGATATTGAAATCGTCGTGTCGTACGACATGCCGCGACACATTAGCACGTACATCCATCGGATCGGACGTACAGCGCGTGCTGGTAACCGTGGTACCTCGATCACACTACTGATCgatgaagagaaaaagaaattcaaa ACCATGCTGACGGATGCTGGCAAGGAAGAGCTTGAAACAATCGAGATTCAGTCCTCGATCGAAGAGGAATACGCCGGGAAGTACTCGGTAGCACTAAACGATCTTCGGGATGCATTGGAGCTCGAGAAGCAGATCATCGCCAAAATACGCAACGGATTGACCATCGCTAGTCTG ACACATGTAAATTTGCTGAGCAAATTAAAAGATCGAGTCCACATCGATTCGTCGAGCCATTCGTCTGAGGTTATCAAAGCGTTGAAACACTTGCCGAAAAGCTGGACCAACGAGGCCATTGAAATCCGTGCCGAGCAGAAAAAGAATCGCAAACGAAAGCACGAGACGACCGAGAATGCGGCTGCAGATACCTTGGAAACGGTGAACGTACAGGAACAAGGAGAAACTAATGAAAGCGAACCAACGAAAGCTAAACGTACGATTAAAAAAGAACGTTGGAGAAACACATTAGGTAAAATGAAGCAGAAAAGTACGACTTCAGAATAA
- the LOC128277753 gene encoding importin-4-like: MEQIIRNLLVADNDLIQQASADLKEAFKKPETIPQLCEICVTNKDPQVRQYAAMLLKKHLGKLRAWREVPTETQALIKKGMMEAIVNESEKSVRNAITCFVGVLVKHEADKDDGWMAEVLEFIFVGTSSSDPKMSELASSVFATLTDVAPDQFVPHIDTVCRLFSSALVAMEASGNMATPVMYNVLLGMSHLVLYIAGREEVERTYEESIPYVVRALAAFAEHDSFQFIEAFDLLENLADESPRTLTTHLKLLIDFCLQLSANTQLEDSVRVKTITYVGWLVRLKKKMIIKQKLVEPIVVALFRLMSVAPDVEDEDEEYFGSNEVSTPSTCATQSLDVLALHIPPKQLIPPLMALLDPALSGADPLAKKAAYLSIAVIAEGCSEHICSKYLRVLLDVIKNGITDPNVMIRNAALFALGQFSEHLQPEISQHAEEILPILFEFLQQLCLQIRSGGKEPQHIDRVFYALETFCENLEEQLIPHLPVLMERLFESLDTRNTVHLRELSLTAIAATANAAKENMLPYFPRLIDCLKLYLVRSDEEDICTLRPQAIDTFAALVRTIGKDNFLPLAVDTLNLGLTMLDGCNDPDLRRSCYNLFASMASSVKEDMAGSLTKIVEAMLESVRSTEGIVPTFKDGGDDLLLPNGGSGANGDDDDDQEYDIENSTEGGDEEEDDDIAGYSIENAYMDEKEEAILALMEFAEHTGPAFAPFIQTAFEEIYKLINYPNEDIRKASIDAVKQFVIALHQLGNTEGVNQTILILVPKLSEIIRTDEERTVVMSALDAFNDILEEVGAATFTADGQKDAVFNCIVDVLNGKVACQFDEPVDEEQEESEYDEAILESAGDILPKFGRALPPEEFAVYFGRVWPYFMQKIEKSKQKDETSDSQRAFAIGVLAECFQGLKEYTRNWFDALLPIFLSCVQDRNNDVRSNTVYGLGEMVLHGNECTFGHYPQIMAALSQLVSKEQHAGTLDNLCGALARIITTNCTLVPLKNVLPVFVQYLPLREDFTENLAVFRSLDLLYRQGDENLIPLLSRVLIVGLQVLYKKEHHNEESRELVLNLVKQISKDFPDKFSEVVRSDAEIAGFVQTLMLQ; the protein is encoded by the exons ATGGAACAAATAATAAGAAATCTCCTAGTGGCGGACAATGATCTCATCCAGCAG GCTTCCGCGGATTTGAAAGAAGCTTTCAAAAAGCCGGAAACGATTCCGCAGCTTTGCGAAATCTGCGTCACTAACAAGGATCCACAGGTACGGCAGTATGCCGCGATGCTGCTCAAGAAGCATTTGGGGAAGCTGCGTGCGTGGCGAGAGGTCCCCACTGAAACGCAAGCCCTAATCAAGAAGGGCATGATGGAGGCCATCGTGAACGAGTCGGAAAAGTCGGTCCGTAATGCCATTACCTGTTTCGTGGGTGTGCTGGTGAAACACGAGGCCGACAAAGATGACGGCTGGATGGCGGAGGTGTTGGAGTTCATCTTCGTCGGCACGAGTTCGAGCGATCCGAAGATGAGCGAGCTGGCCTCGTCCGTGTTTGCCACGCTCACCGACGTAGCACCGGATCAGTTCGTACCGCACATCGACACCGTGTGTCGGCTGTTCTCCTCGGCCCTGGTTGCGATGGAAGCGAGCGGTAACATGGCCACCCCGGTCATGTACAACGTACTGCTCGGCATGTCGCACCTCGTGCTGTACATTGCGGGTCGCGAGGAGGTGGAGCGCACGTACGAGGAATCGATACCGTACGTGGTGCGAGCACTGGCCGCGTTCGCTGAGCACGATTCGTTCCAGTTTATCGAAGCGTTCGATCTACTGGAGAACTTGGCGGACGAATCGCCCCGCACGCTGACCACGCACCTGAAGCTGTTGATCGACTTTTGCTTGCAGCTGTCTGCTAACACACAGCTCGAAGATTCGGTGCGCGTGAAAACGATCACGTACGTCGGTTGGCTGGTGcggttgaagaaaaagatgaTCATCAAGCAGAAACTGGTGGAACCGATCGTGGTGGCCCTGTTCCGCTTGATGAGTGTGGCACCGGATGTGGAAGATGAAGATGAGGAGTATTTTGGTAGCAACGAGGTGTCGACGCCTAGCACTTGTGCGACGCAATCGTTGGACGTGCTGGCGTTGCACATTCCGCCGAAGCAGCTGATTCCGCCACTGATGGCCTTGCTTGATCCAGCACTGAGTGGCGCGGATCCGCTCGCAAAGAAGGCCGCCTATCTTTCGATTGCGGTCATTGCCGAAGGCTGTTCGGAGCACATCTGCAGCAAATATTTGCGTGTTTTGCTCGACGTGATCAAGAACGGCATTACCGATCCGAACGTGATGATTCGCAACGCGGCCTTGTTTGCGCTCGGGCAGTTCTCCGAGCACCTGCAGCCGGAGATTTCGCAGCACGCCGAAGAGATACTGCCGATTCTGTTCGAGTTTCTGCAGCAACTGTGCCTTCAGATACGTTCCGGTGGGAAGGAGCCACAGCACATCGATCGCGTGTTTTACGCGCTCGAAACGTTCTGCGAGAATCTCGAGGAACAGCTGATACCTCACCTGCCGGTGCTGATGGAACGGCTGTTTGAGTCGCTCGACACGCGCAACACCGTCCATCTTCGGGAGCTGTCGCTGACGGCGATCGCTGCCACGGCGAACGCGGCCAAAGAAAACATGCTACCGTACTTTCCGCGGCTTATCGACTGTCTCAAGCTGTATCTAGTGCGATCGGACGAGGAGGACATTTGCACGCTACGCCCGCAAGCGATCGATACGTTTGCGGCACTCGTCCGCACCATCGGAAAGGATAACTTTTTGCCTCTGGCCGTCGATACGCTTAATCTGGGCCTGACGATGCTGGACGGATGCAATGATCCGGATCTGCGGCGCAGTTGCTACAATCTGTTCGCCTCGATGGCATCGTCGGTGAAGGAAGATATGGCGGGGTCGCTGACGAAGATCGTCGAAGCGATGCTGGAGAGTGTTCGCAGCACGGAAGGCATCGTGCCTACGTTCAAGGACGGAGGCGACGATCTGCTTCTGCCAAATGGGGGATCCGGTGCGAACGgggatgatgacgatgatcagGAGTACGACATCGAAAATTCGACCGAAGGCGGCGATGAGGAGGAGGATGACGACATTGCCGGGTACAGCATCGAAAATGCGTACATGGACGAAAAGGAGGAAGCGATTCTGGCGCTGATGGAGTTCGCCGAACATACGGGACCCGCCTTTGCCCCATTCATCCAGACGGCGTTCGAGGAGATCTACAAGCTGATCAATTACCCGAACGAGGACATCCGGAAGGCGTCGATCGATGCCGTGAAGCAGTTCGTGATTGCGCTACACCAGCTCGGCAACACTGAGGGCGTTAATCAGACTATCCTGATTCTGGTTCCGAAACTAAGCGAAATCATCCGCACGGATGAGGAGCGCACGGTGGTGATGTCGGCATTGGATGCCTTCAACGATATCCTGGAGGAGGTCGGAGCGGCTACCTTTACGGCCGATGGCCAGAAAGATGCCGTCTTTAACTGCATCGTCGACGTACTGAACGGCAAGGTCGCGTGCCAGTTCGACGAACCCGTCGACGAGGAGCAGGAAGAGAGCGAGTACGACGAAGCGATCCTGGAGTCGGCCGGTGATATTCTGCCCAAGTTTGGTCGCGCTCTGCCACCGGAAGAGTTTGCCGTGTACTTCGGTCGCGTGTGGCCATACTTTATGCAGAAAATT gaaaaatcaaaacaaaaagacgAAACATCTGACTCACAGCGTGCCTTTGCCATCGGTGTGTTGGCCGAGTGCTTCCAGGGTCTCAAGGAGTACACGCGCAACTGGTTCGATGCTCTGCTACCGATCTTCTTGTCCTGCGTTCAGGATCGCAACAATGACGTGCGGAGTAACACAGTGTACGGGCTGGGTGAGATGGTTCTGCATGGCAATGAGTGCACCTTTGG TCATTACCCTCAAATTATGGCCGCTCTGTCCCAGCTCGTTTCGAAAGAACAACATGCCGGCACCCTGGACAATCTATGCGGAGCGCTTGCACGAATCATCACAACCAATTGCACTTTGGTTCCGCTGAAAAAT GTCCTCCCGGTGTTTGTGCAGTACCTGCCATTGCGAGAAGATTTTACTGAAAATCTGGCCGTTTTCCGGTCGCTAGATTTGCTCTACCGTCAGGGTGACGAGAACCTGATACCGCTGTTGAGTCGCGTCCTAATCGTCGGGCTGCAGGTGTTGTACAAGAAGGAACACCACAACGAGG AAAGTCGCGAACTGGTACTTAATCTGGTGAAGCAGATTAGCAAAGATTTCCCGGACAAGTTTAGCGAGGTGGTACGTAGCGACGCCGAGATTGCAGGCTTCGTGCAAACGTTGATGCTGCAGTAG
- the LOC128277755 gene encoding acetyl-coenzyme A transporter 1: MSNRRKKANSERRSDHEALLPVADDEEHHEKSDLRGDWGNIAILFFLYLLQGIPIGLSSAIPMLLQNRGASYSQQAEFSFAHWPFSLKLLWAPIVDSLFWKRFGRRKSWLIPTQYLIGLFMLILSLHVDRWLGAEPGANGHAGDHTLNIPLLTGIFFMLNFLAATQDIAVDGWALTMLKRCNVAHASTCNSVGQTAGYFLGYVAFMALESAEFCNSYLRPVPSDEGLVNLSGYLWFWGLVFLVTTTLVALFKREANPTAERGHEEHLELDIKQTYRLLVDIMRMKPILLLVAILLTAKAGFAACDAVTSLKLIDAGVPKDKLALLVVPLVPLQIILPLAISKYTTGGRPMEVYLKAIPYRIGLTIAAAGIVWITPAIVRNHHVPYYYYLLLLTNYGLYQIALYSMFVAVMAFFARISDPAVGGTYMTLLNTLSNLGGNWPSTVVLWLVDRLTWKQCSNAPSNDCSDSALKDVCTEAGGQCGITIDGYYIEIVICLLYGIAWYRWGSRKIRHLQEMPLKAWRVARKAPRVHDS, from the exons ATGAGCAACCGGCGGAAGAAGGCCAACAGTGAACGGAGGAGTGATCATGAAGCCCTGCTACCGGTAGCAGACGATGAGGAGCACCACGAGAAGAGCGATCTCAGGGGTGACTGGGGTAACATAGCGATTCTGTTCTTTCTTTATCTTCTGCAAGGCATTCCAATCGGTTTGTCCTCGGCCATACCGATGCTACTACAAAACCGCGGAGCTAGTTACAGTCAACAG GCTGAGTTCAGTTTTGCCCACTGGCCTTTCAGCCTTAAACTGCTGTGGGCGCCGATCGTCGATTCGCTGTTCTGGAAGCGTTTCGGGAGACGAAAATCGTGGCTCATCCCAACGCAGTACCTAATCGGGCTGTTCATGTTGATCCTCTCGCTCCACGTCGATCGATGGTTGGGGGCGGAACCGGGTGCCAATGGGCACGCTGGCGACCACACGCTTAACATTCCTCTGCTGACGGGCATCTTTTTCATGCTAAACTTTTTGGCCGCCACCCAGGACATCGCCGTCGATGGATGGGCTTTGACGATGCTTAAGCGCTGCAACGTGGCTCATGCGTCTACCTGCAACAGTGTTGGCCAAACTGCCGGCTACTTCCTGGGGTACGTCGCTTTCATGGCGCTCGAGTCGGCCGAATTCTGCAACAGCTATCTACGCCCGGTCCCATCCGATGAAGGGCTCGTCAATCTATCCGGCTATCTGTGGTTCTGGGGGCTGGTGTTCCTAGTCACCACGACACTGGTGGCACTGTTTAAGCGTGAAGCTAACCCCACTGCCGAGCGAGGCCACGAGGAACATCTGGAGCTCGACATCAAACAAACCTATCGTCTGCTGGTAGACATTATGCGAATGAAACCGATTCTGCTTCTCGTGGCCATCTTGTTGACGGCAAAAGCAGGTTTTGCGGCCTGCGATGCGGTAACATCGCTCAAGCTGATTGATGCAGGCGTTCCCAAGGATAAGCTCGCACTGCTCGTAGTGCCGCTGGTGCCGCTGCAGATCATTCTGCCGCTGGCGATCAGCAAATACACGACCGGTGGGCGCCCAATGGAGGTGTACCTAAAGGCGATTCCGTACCGGATAGGATTGACGATAGCCGCGGCTGGTATAGTTTGGATTACGCCGGCGATAGTGCGTAATCACCACGTGCCGTACTACTACTACCTGTTGCTGCTTACCAATTACGGTCTCTACCAGATTGCTCTCTACAGTATGTTTGTCGCGGTGATGGCGTTCTTTGCGCGTATCAGCGACCCAGCGGTCGGTGGCACGTACATGACACTGCTAAATACACTGAGCAATCTCGGGGGCAACTGGCCATCTACGGTCGTACTATGGTTGGTCGATCGTCTGACGTGGAAACAGTGCTCTAATGCTCCGAGCAATGATTGTTCCGATAGTGCGCTGAAAGAT GTGTGCACTGAAGCGGGCGGACAGTGTGGCATCACCATCGATGGGTATTACATCGAAATTGTAATATGTCTTCTGTACGGTATCGCTTGGTACCGGTGGGGCAGCCGAAAAATTCGTCACCTTCAGGAGATGCCGCTCAAAGCGTGGCGCGTAGCGCGCAAAGCACCACGAGTGCACGACAGCTAG
- the LOC128277758 gene encoding eukaryotic translation initiation factor 3 subunit E, with translation MAKFDLTAKNCQYLDRHLTFPLLEFLLQKNVYDQSSLLKFILETVSKTNMVDYTMDIRDRLTLEKTLPEELNQRRGNVLVTLKELQAEVAPLMKCMEELKNPDTLKDSKSIIHSLQQQLDYDIIQSAQKLAKYLYECGNYNDSLSYLYICLLVMEPNDKNYLSVLWGKLAVEILTLNWPTALEDLTRLRDFIENYNFSPIQVLQQRTWLIHWSVLVFFNHAKGRDLIIDMFLYKPQYLNAIQTMCPHILRYLATAVIINRGRRNTLKDLIKVIQQESYTYRDPITEFLEHLYVNFDFEGARKKLHECQTVIINDFFIIGCLDEFIENARLMIFETFCRIHQCITIGMLADKLNMKPDEAECWIVNLIRNARLDAKIDSKLGHVVMGTQPLSPYQQLVEKIDSLSVRSEALTLLVERKHKAKTQESGEGHWKYY, from the exons ATGGCAAAGTTTGACCTCACGGCGAAGAATTGCCAGTATTTGGACCGTCATCTGACGTTTCCTTTACTGGAATTTTTGCTCCAGAAAAAC GTGTACGACCAGTCGTCCCTCCTAAAGTTCATCCTAGAAACGGTGAGCAAGACGAACATGGTCGACTACACCATGGACATCCGCGATCGGTTGACCCTGGAGAAAACGCTGCCGGAGGAGTTAAATCAGCGCCGAGGTAATGTGCTGGTAACGCTGAAGGAACTGCAGGCTGAGGTGGCACCGCTAATGAAGTGCATGGAAGAGCTGAAGAATCCGGACACGCTGAAGGATTCGAAATCTATCATTCATtcgttgcagcagcagctggat TATGACATTATCCAGAGTGCCCAGAAGCTGGCCAAGTATCTGTACGAGTGCGGCAACTACAATGATTCCTTGTCGTATCTGTACATCTGTTTGCTGGTGATGGAACCGAATGATAAGAACTACCTGAGCGTGCTGTGGGGAAAGCTGGCGGTGGAAATTCTCACGCTAAACTGGCCGACGGCACTCGAGGATCTGACGCGTCTGCGAGACTTTATTGAGAACTACAACTTCTCGCCGATCCAGGTGTTGCAGCAGCGTACGTGGCTGATACACTGGAGCGTGCTGGTGTTCTTCAATCACGCGAAGGGACGCGATCTAATCATCGACATGTTCTTGTACAAGCCGCAGTACCTGAACGCCATCCAGACGATGTGTCCGCATATCCTTCGCTACTTGGCGACGGCTGTCATCATCAACCGAGGGCGCCGCAATACGTTGAAGGACCTCATAAAGGTGATTCAGCAGGAATCGTACACGTACCGCGATCCGATTACCGAGTTTCTGGAGCATCTGTACGTCAACTTTGACTTTGAGGGTGCCCGCAAGAAGCTGCACGAGTGCCAGACGGTGATCATTAACGATTTCTTCATCATCGGGTGTTTGGATGAGTTTATCGAAAACGCACGATTGATGATCTTCGAAACTTTCTGCCGCATTCATCAGTGTATCACGATCGGTATGCTGGCGGACAAGCTGAACATGAAGCCCGACGAAGCCGAGTGCTGGATCGTGAATTTGATTCGCAACGCTCGGCTGGACGCGAAGATCGACTCGAAGCTGGGGCACGTCGTCATGGGAACGCAGCCACTGTCGCCGTACCAGCAGCTGGTGGAAAAGATTGACTCACTCTCTGTACGTTCGGAAGCGTTGACCCTGTTGGTGGAACGAAAGCACAAAGCTAAAACTCAGGAATCCGGCGAAGGCCACTGGAAGTATTACTAG